DNA from Dioscorea cayenensis subsp. rotundata cultivar TDr96_F1 chromosome 26, TDr96_F1_v2_PseudoChromosome.rev07_lg8_w22 25.fasta, whole genome shotgun sequence:
GAAGATGGATAGAATGTTCTGTGACTGTACCAGCTTAGTTGATGTGGTTCAACATTATGATGATCAAACTACTTGGGGATACACAGAGGTGGTTAGATGCATGGACAGCCTTTTGAGCAGGTCCCTTGGAGTGAAACCTGAATCTATTTGCAGATAAGATAATTACTTGCAGATCACTTTGCTGTTTCTGGTAGAAGTAGCCCTCAATCATCCCTATACTTAAAAGGATCCTTCAAATGATTATATCTTCCTCGATGGCTACTAGAAGCCAGCAAAGGGATGGGTTTTAATTTCTAAGTCGTTGCATCTCTTCTTAGCCTGTTTCTCTTTCTTATGTATCTAGCTACTTGGTAGCTCTTAGGGTTAAAAAATGCGGACACTGCCGCTAAAAGAATATAATCAGATATCTTGACTTTTAAATTGTCATTCTACAATCAAAATGTAATGGGTatattaatggaaaaaaaaaatcatgaaatcaaTTTAAACATCTACCTGATCATAACAGATTGGACAAGGTCAGATATAGCATTATACAAGATAGAATTCCTACCCGAAACAAAAACTAGGGTTTGAAGGGAAATAGTTAGTTGAGGAAAAGAAGTGATTTGATCAGAAAGCATACCAAACCTTAACAGCATTACTAGCATAGAGCATGTAAAATCATAACAGAAAGCACTCAAATAGAATCACAAATTCAGGGCATTACCGCATCTGAAGCAATGAAAGAAGTTCTCCCTGCCACCTattctgttaaaaaaaataaaaaggaaagaaaaaagacTCCCCGTCAGAGTTTAGATACATTTCACTTCCTAAATAATCGGGAAAAAAACTACCAACTGAAATTACTACAAATAAGATAAGTAAACAATCAAAGTTCAAACCTGCAGATTCCGCAACCATTGCAGTGATACTGCTGCTTTGAGGTCTGAAAGTAGCAAATAGATATTCTTTTTagtacaaaagaaaataaaaaaacattctaATAATCTGTACAAATGCCAGAAATAGAAGTTGTGGATTGCAAAAGGATATGAACATAAGCTTGCAAAGGAGGGAAATCAACTCACATCATCATCGAACAACTTGCATGTTGCACAGAAGTATTTTCCCATGCATACACCGCAATTAATGCACACCTGGCGGACCTGTTGGGTAGCAATTTCAACCCAAAAAATGACATAAGAATCTAAACAGACGATAGAATCAGTTGTGCAAAAGACTAGTCAAGACTTATGGTCACAACCAGTCATGCTACTGATATTTACTTGCATAGtatttggattcaaaaataaaagtctaatattttctttgataACTGCAACTAATTTTAGAATAGTGTATAGGAAAAGTACAAAGAGGCCATTTCAAGTACGTTCTATTGTCTCTCATATCAGTTAATCCGGTGGCTAGTAGTATCACATCTCTCCAAGGATAGTTGGCAAAATATTAAGGTCAGAAACTAAATGTTGGCATAGACAATCACTTCAAAGTAAGTGAACACCTCACAACAGTGATGTGTGCACATAGCAAATAATTAAGTatacaaaaagtaaagaaagagaGGAATTAGCTGCCTGAAGGTCTCTGAGCTAATGCCATCTAAGATGATCTTGACACCATAACTAGCAAATCTGACCTAAATATCAAGGGTGGGTGAGCCATACATTACCAACAGAGACCAATATTCAAATAATAGAGAGGAAAATTGAATAAAGGAGATCAAATGACAATCATGCAAAGCAAACTAAACCCACCGTGCGCTGCCATAAACAATTCTGATCAGAAGCACAGAACTCCTGttctttttgataaaagtgttaaaagctgattttattgaaaagaaacagagaataAAAGGTCCAGGAATAACACAAGCAGAACAAAGAAACCAAGTCgagaaacaaaagaacaaactagaaaaacaaaCGCACACTAGAAATTACAAGTTAAAGAAAATGTTGGGACAACACGTGATGTAGTTTAATACCAACCTCTTGTTGGGTGCCACAAAGCGAACAAATCACCTGAAATAGACAGAGCAAATCATGAAAAAGGCAAATTTAAGCATAAGAATACATGTCAATAACTGAATATATAAGTAACAGATCTTGCCTGCTGCACTTGATGGCGTGGAAGGTCATGCCGATGCACTTTGTCAACATTAATTGAATTCTGCTAAGCAAATCAATGGCCTTGTTAGTTTTAATGTAGCAGTGAAGAATAGATTGTCTTTTGTTTGATTACAAGATTAGGATGATTGAAAAAGGAGTAGAAATGCACGTCAAAGGTAAAAATGACTAAATTCTACCAGATAGCATGCACATTAGAAGCTCTGAAATTAGACATGGATCCAGTATCAGTAGAAACACATATAAGGATCTGCCAATAAAATTTATTGGCCATGCAGAAATGCAATAAAGTTGCATAGGCATTATTTCCATCAAAGTAAATAAAACTGTTATTGTTTTCATAAACTGGAATGAGATGGAAATAGACTAACCATTGCCTCATTATGACAATGTCGACAATCAAAAATTTGATTGCAGCAAGGAGCTCGAATGTGGCATCTTCTTCTATAGTGTGGACATCtgttaaaattcaaaatgaaaatcagTCGAATGACGACCATTCACAAAATTGACAAGCTATCAAGTTTAAAACATACTGGCTTGCACCGGAATTGATTTCACCTAGTCAGTTAGtataacaattttattaatcTTAAAATCCAGTCTTCCAGGCTATTTATCCAGGACTTGGAATAGAACACTGAGTTATACTCAGAGAACAACCACAAAAGCAAGGCCGaatggaaaataaagaaataaaatgaaaataacaatgacaataataataacaaaaaacaacaacaccaacataCCCATATTCCATTAGACCTCTTTCCTCATTTGAGTTGCCATTTGtatcacattcattttcttCAGAAGAGAAGCACAGTTGATCAGATGGCAAGGAGGACTCTGTGACCAACTTCATATCATTTTCTTGTTCATCTGGATAATGCATCTGTTTGGGCTCCCCAGAATCATGAGTCCCACAGAGATCGATTGAGAGTCCCATCTCTTGACCAATGTTTCTCTGCCCAAATACCTATCGCAAAGCACCTGAAAGAGCTGGCAAACCTGCAGACATGAAGGCATCCAACGATGTAGAAATCATTTATGCCGGATCAAACCAGCTTATAACACTGCAGTAAATTGCTTGTTGAGATTCCAAGCACAAAATCCAAGTAATGTTGGGCTGCTCCAAATTCATCAAAGGCGGAGCAATAAGAACTCCATGAGACATAAACTATCCTGCATAAAATAATTCATCCGTCTCCTGCTGTGAATAGTGACCAAACAATATCTGATCGCTTGAATTTGAATAAAAGTGTGCCTCAGGAACAGATGCGCCATAGATTCTGGTAAGAACAACACACCACAACATCAATTcctaaaaaatgaaaaattgagaaaagaaaGGGATGAGACGTTGGGTTACTTCCGTCATCTGATGATCCCAAGAAGATAGGACCTTTTGGTAGGCCTACCTTGGTCGCTATCACTTCTTCCCATCCAATGAGAATTTTCTGACATTGAATGGATATTGTCTCACTTGCACCAGCTACAAGAAGTTATCATCGATATCTAGCTTCATTTTATGTTCTTTTCTACTACAGGGGAATGTTCCTCTGACTCTGTTATATACCAGGAAACCTACCCAACTAAAACTAACTAGCAAATCAATTGCCACAACCATGCTCCCTGCCAACATGTCTTAACTGGCAAACCTGCAAGCGAGATTCTGCTTCCTACCTTCCTTCGCCTTAAAAGACGAACAAAGTGGTAGTAGCACAAGGCATACTTGTTGAGATGTTTGTTTCAGCTGCATGATCTCATAACACAAGGTACACGAGACACAAGAAAGCATATCatttgataaagaaaaatatacaaGCCAACAAATGGCTGAACGTGACTAATGCAGTTGAGCAAAATGGGAAAAGTGCCTTCAATTCTGATGCtaattctattttaaaaattgccACTCACTGAAGTTTTTGAGTTGCAGAAAACTGAATATAAGGCTTGTTTAAAGTCTTAAAttttcattaagaaaataaatgaatttgtaCTATTTAGGAATACAGAGAATTGTTCAGCACTGAAGGGAAGTTAAAATTTTCCTCAGCAGGTTAAAAGGTCTGTCAGCATAGGACTTATGACACACAGTGTCAAAACAAATGGAATAATCCAATCTATTGTCATTATCAACTGCTATCTAGAACAAGCATAGCATCAGAACAGTTCACTGGTGTACCCAAATACAATcatcaataacaataacaataacaatcaCTCATGAAGTTCTTGACAATACAATCGGTTTCAAGATGCCAATACAATTCCCAGGTCACACTGTGCAATCCTAGCTAAACAAGTTCACAGAGCACATCTTCTCatcaaatttacaaataaaactGAGCAAATCAACTAATGACACTAAAATTCCCAAATATTGCAAGcaaattttcaaaacaatacACAAAATCGAAGCTCATCCACAGGCATAAAACAAAtagcaaacaaaataaaaaacatcagTATAATTATCAAAACCTCTAATTCCTTCCAAGAAGCTCAACATCTCAACCACTCAAACAatcaaaatagaagaaaatcaAGCAGATATTATTcttaggaaaaattaaaaacgaTCAAGGGATCTCACGCATTACCTAAACTAAATGAAATTAGAGGAAATCGAAGAGCTAATTCAGGAAAAGATGTATACGAATAGCAAAAACGAGATCAAACTCCTTAAAATCAAGCGGAATGGCCGATCACGAGCACAAGGATTCCGATGAACTTCGCCGACTCCAACTTCGTCAGCGACGATTTATAGATCGAAGAAGATGAGTGGATGAAGACGAATTTGGGGCGGAGAAAATGACCGACAACTTCGAGAGAGTTCGAGGCCGGTGGAAAGACGTGGCCTTTGGACGTTTGCTCGTCACATGAGGCAATTTTTGTCGTTttgttagaaaagaaaaaaaatctttttaggTGATGACGTGGCTCGCCGGACAAGGATGGATGGTGCATGCGTGTCGGACTAGCCCGGCTTATGTGGACACGTGGGACTTCCCGATTGGCTGAGTACTTGATTTGGCCTACGTGGCATTTCCTGGCTTacaagcttttttttatttttagatttttcaatagttttttttaataaataataataataataataattttttggttttagtgTTGTGCACACTAACTCACTAACTAGTTTGTGGTGGGGAATGAAATGATTATTCCGGATTAGcactttggtttttttattggattaatcATTCCGTATGGATGAGTGCTGAGTTGAATTGAAGgttgcaagttttttttttataataaattatattgattaagACAAAACACTGAAAcagagttataaaaaaaatttaaaaataaaaataaaaattagagccTAGCGTAAATCAAAATACGTAAAACTAACCGCATTAGTAAAATTATTTAGCTGTGTCATTGAAATTTGCCAAAGCCCAGCTCTCCAAGATTACAAGATAAAGTAGATAGTTTGGGAGAATgttcaccaatttttttttaatataattatttatttttatttgtctataagagtttttatttatttatttttaattattttaaatttgtcacTCATTcaattactaaaatttaaataaaaaatttttatattgttgttttGAGCTCTTTCTGCtcttaaactatttttttggtCTGTTTGTTGCTTTGAGCTCTCTACTCTTCTTAAATTGTTGTTCATTATTtctgttttaataaattatgatttattaattttataaaaaataaaaaataaaaaacaaaaaattatgaatgAAGCTGAAATACAAGTAGTTCTCACTTCTCActcaatttttataatttttaaaaaatataattttatgaaaattggaAATAATtgaactaaaatattttttataataaattattttaaaattattcaatgtatatatatctaaaatatataaatttcaccACAAAACCACTACGCGAAGCTATTCGGGCTTCCAGTTCTTCTTGTGAGGACGACGGCAACGATATCATCCTCTTCGACGACTAGGGTTTCCATTTCAGAGCATTGGATTGGATCGATGGTGATGGGGAGAAGGGCTTCAATTTCTCTCCCATTTGGAATAGAGATCGAAAGGGGAGAAAGCTAGGGTTCCTGTGGGATGGTCATTTTGGGGGATTAACAAGAGGAACCATGTTCTATGGATCTATTGTGTGGGATCCGTGGCTCATCTTGTCCCAGATCGTCTGTCTCCAGTGCTTGTATTATCTCACCCTTGGATTCCTCATGTTCATTTTCGTTGGCTTCCGGGTTTCTCGCTTGAGCCTGGtgtatttgtttgatttctcaATTCTCACTGCTTCCTCGGCTACCGGATGGTGCGCAATCGCCGCGTTTCTTCTCAGTTCTCTTGCCGggtaattctttttatttcgcATTGTTTACTCACTTGTTTGTGTAATCCTTGCGGGCGCCTAGGAGatgattatattaatatatttgttgttattcTGTGATTCACTGGCTTGTATGAATTTACACTTGCGAGATCATCTTCACAGATTGTTGGCATTGCTGGATAGAAGAAATGAAAAgtttgctttttttaatattcgGTGTAATGATGCATTGTTTATTCACTTGTCAGTTGTCAGTTAAATGTTTATACAAGATGATAATTTACtgttattttgtgatttgtggCGTCTGAGATgagttactttttattttttttcttttactttttttttttttatgtttggttgAATATAGTAATTTAAAATGGATATGAAAACCAGTTGCTTTTGATGTTGTGCATCAAACTTGCCATCTCAGTTAAGCTAATTTTTCtgatattcattttattgtttgagCAGGTCAGTGTACATGTTTTATCTGAATGAGCGAGCCAAAAAGTGCTTGGATTTTTCTGCCACACTCTACATCATCCACCTCTTTATTTGCATTGTATATGGTGGATGGCCTGCCTCCGTAACATGGTGGGTTGTAAATGGTACCGGACTGGCATTGATGTCATTGCTGGGAGAGTGGTTGTGCATTAGACGGGAAATGCGTGAAATACCCATGTCACGACTACGTTCAAG
Protein-coding regions in this window:
- the LOC120253231 gene encoding probable E3 ubiquitin-protein ligase RZFP34 isoform X1, which codes for MGLSIDLCGTHDSGEPKQMHYPDEQENDMKLVTESSLPSDQLCFSSEENECDTNGNSNEERGLMEYGCPHYRRRCHIRAPCCNQIFDCRHCHNEAMQNSINVDKVHRHDLPRHQVQQVICSLCGTQQEVRQVCINCGVCMGKYFCATCKLFDDDTSKQQYHCNGCGICRIGGRENFFHCFRCGCCYSVLLKNSHACVEGAMHHDCPVCFEYLFESTNDVSVLPCGHTIHVKCLKEMQQHFQYACPLCSKSVCDMSKVWEKLDIEIAATPMPELYQNKMVRILCNDCATVSEVQFHVVAQKCLNCRSYNTRQM
- the LOC120253231 gene encoding probable E3 ubiquitin-protein ligase RZFP34 isoform X2, with amino-acid sequence MGLSIDLCGTHDSGEPKQMHYPDEQENDMKLVTESSLPSDQLCFSSEENECDTNGNSNEERGLMEYGCPHYRRRCHIRAPCCNQIFDCRHCHNEAMNSINVDKVHRHDLPRHQVQQVICSLCGTQQEVRQVCINCGVCMGKYFCATCKLFDDDTSKQQYHCNGCGICRIGGRENFFHCFRCGCCYSVLLKNSHACVEGAMHHDCPVCFEYLFESTNDVSVLPCGHTIHVKCLKEMQQHFQYACPLCSKSVCDMSKVWEKLDIEIAATPMPELYQNKMVRILCNDCATVSEVQFHVVAQKCLNCRSYNTRQM
- the LOC120253035 gene encoding protein SYS1 homolog translates to MFYGSIVWDPWLILSQIVCLQCLYYLTLGFLMFIFVGFRVSRLSLVYLFDFSILTASSATGWCAIAAFLLSSLAGSVYMFYLNERAKKCLDFSATLYIIHLFICIVYGGWPASVTWWVVNGTGLALMSLLGEWLCIRREMREIPMSRLRSNV